One Mailhella massiliensis DNA segment encodes these proteins:
- the nhaC gene encoding Na+/H+ antiporter NhaC, whose amino-acid sequence METQGKKPSLLWATLSLVLPVAMILYGTLVVGVRPPVLPLLGAVALASVMALKTGYSWEDLQDGMFEALGRIQIAIAILAMVGMIIAAWLASGTIPAIIYWGLKLIAPEHFLLSAMVLCSVASVATGTSFGTMGTIGVALLGVGQALGYPAYMTVGAIVSGAYLGDKMSPVSDSTNITASVCEVPLFSHVMSMLWTTIPAFIVAGVVYTVLGSSVAAQQGASLESLSAILSGLEANFSLGPVAFIPPVLMIVLAYRRYPVLPVMLICLLSAMIIAVIEGVPFNRLATMLTSGYVSKTGITQLDPLLSRGGLMSIMPTVLLLCSGMAFGGILERSRVLEVLLEAILKGAKSALRLVASALAAAYLINFGTGSQMLAVIVPGRAFLESFKKADISPLVLSRTCEDAGTIGCPLVPWSVHAFYIAGVLGVSAYEFVPYALLNWFVPIFSLLCAATGFGIWKLDGTPVRQAPKKTS is encoded by the coding sequence ATGGAGACGCAAGGAAAGAAACCATCGCTTTTGTGGGCGACACTTTCGCTGGTGCTGCCTGTAGCCATGATTCTGTACGGCACGCTGGTAGTGGGCGTGAGGCCCCCCGTGCTGCCTTTGCTCGGCGCGGTGGCTCTGGCCTCCGTCATGGCCCTGAAAACGGGCTACAGCTGGGAGGATCTGCAGGACGGCATGTTCGAGGCTCTGGGGCGCATCCAGATAGCCATCGCCATTCTTGCCATGGTGGGCATGATCATTGCCGCATGGCTTGCTTCGGGCACCATTCCGGCCATCATTTACTGGGGGCTCAAACTCATCGCTCCCGAACACTTCCTGCTCTCGGCCATGGTGCTCTGCTCCGTGGCGTCCGTGGCCACGGGCACGTCGTTCGGTACCATGGGCACCATAGGTGTGGCGCTTCTCGGCGTGGGCCAGGCTCTCGGATACCCCGCATACATGACCGTGGGCGCCATTGTTTCCGGCGCGTACCTGGGCGACAAGATGTCCCCCGTGTCGGACTCCACCAACATCACCGCTTCGGTGTGTGAAGTGCCGCTCTTCTCCCACGTCATGTCCATGCTCTGGACCACCATCCCGGCCTTCATCGTGGCGGGCGTGGTCTATACCGTGCTCGGCAGCTCCGTGGCGGCCCAGCAGGGAGCTTCCCTCGAAAGCCTGAGCGCCATTCTCTCCGGTCTTGAGGCCAACTTCAGCCTCGGCCCCGTGGCCTTCATTCCTCCGGTGCTCATGATAGTGCTGGCCTATCGCCGTTATCCCGTGCTTCCGGTCATGCTCATCTGCCTGCTCTCGGCCATGATCATCGCCGTGATCGAGGGCGTGCCCTTCAACAGGCTCGCCACCATGCTCACCTCGGGCTACGTTTCCAAGACGGGCATCACCCAGCTCGATCCGCTGCTTTCCCGCGGCGGGCTCATGAGCATCATGCCCACCGTGCTGCTGCTCTGCTCCGGCATGGCCTTCGGCGGTATTCTGGAACGCTCCCGCGTGCTCGAAGTGCTGCTCGAAGCCATCCTGAAGGGCGCAAAGTCCGCCCTGCGCCTCGTGGCTTCCGCCCTGGCCGCCGCCTACCTCATCAACTTCGGCACCGGCAGCCAGATGCTGGCCGTCATCGTGCCCGGCCGCGCCTTCCTCGAATCCTTCAAGAAGGCCGACATCAGTCCCCTGGTGCTTTCCCGTACCTGCGAAGACGCAGGCACCATCGGCTGCCCGCTCGTACCGTGGAGCGTGCACGCCTTCTACATTGCGGGCGTGCTCGGCGTGAGCGCCTATGAATTCGTGCCCTACGCCCTGCTCAACTGGTTCGTGCCCATCTTCTCCCTGCTCTGCGCCGCCACCGGCTTCGGCATCTGGAAGCTGGACGGCACGCCCGTGCGCCAGGCCCCGAAGAAGACCTCGTAA
- a CDS encoding FAD-dependent oxidoreductase translates to MINSLDIEKCTGCGTCFKTCGLDVFRLDTDQPVLSPCMAKCPAGTDIRGYNALLQMGKIDEAAERLKKYNPFPAVTGRVCPHLCEGECSRSRVDGAVNINAIEQYLGDRTLHDAPVVSAVRHVHRIAVVGSGPAGLSCAWYLARAGYPVRVFETMPEPGGMLRYGIPAYRLPEEVLDAQIGQLRALGVEFQCGCRVGEGCDVTVQDLYDLGYKAVFLAPGATKSRKAGVPGEELPGVLFGVEFLSDVRRSRQSRLSGTVVVIGGGAVAMDAAITARKLGAEKVELFCLESEQQMPAFKHDVDDALHAGVIMHHGWGPVAVEGEGRTERIVLRRCLSVFDEEHRFAPVFDDAQKHVCEASTVIFAIGQSSDLEPFKGVVEMERGRIKADPETFGTSFWKIFAAGDAVTGPSTVISAITGGREAAVSIDRLMTGGHLHSDRGEKRPVAENLPGEGVMLSPRVERREVETEGFEEKRLGFDDVDALHESLRCLTCGARAEIRYRDDCMTCFFCELRCPSHAIDVHPFKERLPFTLERNFGGF, encoded by the coding sequence ATGATAAATTCTCTTGACATTGAAAAATGTACGGGATGCGGCACATGTTTCAAAACCTGCGGGCTTGACGTGTTTCGCCTGGATACCGATCAGCCGGTTCTGTCTCCCTGCATGGCCAAGTGCCCTGCGGGAACCGACATCCGTGGCTACAACGCGCTGCTCCAGATGGGAAAAATCGACGAAGCAGCGGAACGGTTGAAGAAGTATAATCCTTTTCCGGCCGTTACCGGACGAGTATGCCCCCATCTGTGCGAGGGGGAATGCAGCCGCAGCAGAGTCGACGGAGCGGTGAACATCAATGCGATTGAACAGTATCTGGGAGACCGCACGCTGCATGATGCGCCCGTAGTCTCTGCCGTCCGCCATGTACATCGCATCGCGGTGGTAGGTTCCGGTCCTGCCGGGCTTTCCTGTGCATGGTATCTGGCACGGGCCGGGTATCCGGTACGGGTGTTCGAGACCATGCCCGAACCGGGCGGGATGCTCCGGTACGGTATTCCCGCCTACAGACTGCCGGAAGAGGTGCTCGATGCGCAGATCGGGCAGCTCCGTGCGCTGGGAGTGGAGTTTCAGTGCGGCTGTCGTGTGGGCGAAGGATGCGATGTAACGGTACAGGATCTGTATGATCTCGGTTACAAGGCCGTGTTCCTTGCTCCGGGAGCCACGAAGAGCCGCAAAGCGGGCGTGCCCGGGGAAGAGCTTCCCGGCGTGCTGTTCGGCGTGGAGTTTCTTTCCGATGTCCGCAGGAGTCGGCAGAGCCGTCTTTCCGGTACTGTGGTCGTGATCGGCGGCGGCGCCGTGGCCATGGATGCTGCCATTACCGCACGCAAGCTCGGCGCGGAGAAGGTGGAACTGTTCTGCCTTGAAAGCGAGCAGCAGATGCCGGCCTTCAAGCACGATGTCGACGACGCTCTTCATGCAGGCGTGATCATGCATCACGGCTGGGGCCCCGTGGCAGTGGAGGGGGAAGGCAGAACCGAACGCATCGTCTTGCGCCGCTGCCTTTCGGTATTCGACGAGGAGCATCGCTTCGCCCCCGTGTTCGACGATGCGCAGAAACATGTTTGCGAGGCTTCCACCGTCATTTTCGCCATCGGCCAGAGCAGCGACCTTGAACCTTTCAAGGGGGTTGTGGAGATGGAGCGCGGGCGCATCAAGGCGGACCCGGAAACCTTCGGTACATCGTTCTGGAAAATCTTTGCTGCAGGCGATGCCGTGACCGGACCTTCCACGGTGATCAGTGCCATCACCGGAGGCAGGGAGGCGGCCGTTTCCATCGACAGGCTCATGACCGGCGGACACCTGCACAGCGACCGCGGAGAAAAGCGCCCTGTGGCCGAGAATCTGCCCGGTGAAGGCGTCATGCTCTCTCCCCGTGTGGAACGCAGGGAAGTGGAGACGGAAGGCTTTGAAGAAAAGCGCCTCGGCTTCGACGACGTGGATGCGCTTCATGAATCCCTGCGTTGTCTGACCTGCGGAGCCAGGGCCGAGATCCGTTACCGCGACGACTGTATGACGTGCTTCTTCTGCGAACTTCGCTGTCCTTCCCATGCCATAGACGTGCATCCTTTCAAGGAAAGGCTGCCGTTTACG
- a CDS encoding tripartite tricarboxylate transporter permease, giving the protein MDILLASFLGAFTPSVMIYVAAGVFLGLAVGAIPGLSAAMAIALAVPLTYTLSPVASIGFLVGVYKGGSYGGSLSAILLNTPGAPEAAATTFDGYPLARKGKGMKAIKMSLVASVFGDVFSTLLLIAVAAPIASLALKMGPSEMCALIIFSLTLISVLESGSLFKGILATSLGMLLSTVGMDPVAGMPRMTLGIFQLESGLRLVAIAIGTLALAELIIQSEDPELGKDSSASMLNFSRNPEDNSLSFREVCSHWRTLLRSVFIGSGVGALPGLGAAVAGFLAYGAARSAAKNPENFGQGDLDGVAAPESANNAVVGASLIPLFTLGIPGSVTAALLIGAFMLQGVTPGPLMFEQHPEMIYGIYGSLVVGNIMLLVIGYLGIRLFTRILGVPRVILMPCIMFICLVGAYLESPTVFSVGSMVALALLGYFMKKLKFSFVCFIVGFILGPMFELYVQQVVIGASGDYLSVLCRPATAVILLCTAGFVAMVIYRRMNRNAC; this is encoded by the coding sequence ATGGATATCTTGCTTGCCAGTTTTCTGGGAGCCTTCACTCCCTCCGTCATGATCTATGTCGCGGCCGGTGTGTTTCTCGGTCTTGCGGTGGGGGCCATTCCGGGGCTTTCCGCAGCCATGGCCATAGCGCTTGCCGTGCCGCTTACCTATACGCTCTCCCCTGTGGCTTCCATCGGTTTTCTTGTGGGCGTGTACAAGGGGGGCAGCTACGGCGGCAGTCTTTCCGCCATTCTGCTCAATACTCCCGGCGCGCCGGAAGCTGCGGCAACCACCTTCGACGGCTATCCCCTGGCCCGGAAGGGCAAGGGAATGAAAGCCATTAAAATGTCGCTCGTGGCCTCGGTGTTCGGTGATGTGTTCTCCACGCTGCTGCTGATCGCCGTAGCTGCGCCCATTGCCAGTCTGGCCCTGAAAATGGGGCCCTCGGAAATGTGCGCCCTCATCATTTTTTCCCTCACCCTCATTTCCGTGCTGGAATCGGGGTCTCTGTTCAAGGGGATTCTGGCAACCAGCCTCGGCATGTTGCTCAGCACCGTGGGGATGGACCCCGTGGCGGGTATGCCGCGCATGACCCTCGGTATCTTCCAGCTGGAATCCGGCCTGCGCCTCGTGGCCATCGCCATAGGCACGCTGGCGCTTGCGGAGCTCATCATCCAGAGCGAGGATCCCGAACTCGGCAAGGATTCCTCTGCCTCCATGCTGAACTTTTCCAGAAATCCTGAAGACAATTCTCTGTCTTTCAGGGAAGTATGCTCGCATTGGCGCACGCTTCTGCGTTCCGTGTTCATCGGTTCCGGCGTGGGCGCTCTTCCGGGGCTCGGTGCGGCCGTGGCGGGCTTCCTGGCTTACGGTGCGGCGCGCAGTGCTGCAAAGAATCCCGAAAATTTCGGACAGGGGGATCTGGACGGCGTGGCTGCTCCCGAAAGCGCCAACAACGCCGTAGTGGGCGCTTCCCTCATTCCTCTGTTCACCCTGGGGATTCCCGGCAGCGTGACGGCCGCGCTGCTCATCGGAGCCTTCATGCTTCAGGGCGTAACGCCCGGCCCGCTGATGTTCGAACAGCATCCCGAAATGATCTACGGTATCTATGGTTCCCTGGTGGTGGGCAACATCATGCTGCTTGTCATAGGTTATCTGGGCATACGTCTTTTCACGCGCATTCTCGGCGTGCCGCGGGTCATTCTCATGCCCTGCATCATGTTCATCTGCCTCGTGGGGGCCTATCTGGAATCTCCCACCGTGTTTTCCGTGGGCAGCATGGTGGCGCTGGCGCTGCTCGGCTACTTCATGAAGAAGCTGAAGTTTTCCTTTGTCTGTTTCATCGTGGGCTTCATTCTCGGCCCCATGTTTGAGCTTTATGTGCAGCAGGTCGTCATCGGCGCTTCCGGCGACTACCTTTCCGTGCTCTGCCGTCCCGCTACGGCGGTGATACTGCTCTGCACCGCAGGATTCGTGGCCATGGTGATATACCGCCGCATGAACAGAAACGCCTGCTGA
- a CDS encoding Crp/Fnr family transcriptional regulator — translation MEIDASSIYTGRILRQNSPFNAILDQGKRYVFPKGHTLYVDKHFDDIFFYINRGSVSMFHDMPCGKSIQIIQFFEGNTFATSVSVVADKTSFRTLDLHYLFTTETEVWTFPKSFLVDEEMIRRYPQVIAYVLRQQCIKTLIMHSNFTMRNQDSAEKMLCTFILNIFLAKGDQTELCPDISQTALADALGIHRTTLNRALRRLREQGILGEFSRRKLEIFDIKKLMELAQR, via the coding sequence ATGGAAATAGACGCTTCATCCATATACACGGGACGTATTCTACGGCAGAACTCACCCTTCAACGCCATTCTTGACCAGGGAAAAAGGTATGTGTTCCCCAAAGGACACACTCTTTACGTAGACAAGCATTTCGACGATATCTTCTTTTATATAAACCGCGGCAGCGTTTCCATGTTTCACGACATGCCGTGTGGAAAAAGTATCCAGATCATTCAATTTTTTGAAGGCAACACCTTTGCCACGTCCGTATCCGTCGTAGCCGACAAAACCAGCTTCCGCACGCTCGACCTGCACTATCTCTTCACTACGGAAACGGAAGTATGGACGTTTCCGAAATCCTTTCTCGTCGACGAAGAGATGATACGCCGCTATCCGCAGGTCATCGCCTATGTACTGCGTCAGCAGTGCATCAAAACGCTCATCATGCACAGCAACTTCACCATGCGCAACCAGGACAGCGCGGAAAAAATGCTCTGCACCTTCATTCTGAACATCTTTCTGGCCAAGGGCGATCAGACGGAACTCTGCCCCGACATTTCCCAGACCGCTCTTGCCGATGCGCTGGGCATTCACCGCACCACGCTGAACCGGGCGCTGCGCAGGCTCAGAGAACAGGGCATTCTCGGAGAATTTTCCCGCAGAAAACTGGAAATATTCGATATCAAAAAGCTCATGGAGCTTGCACAGCGCTGA
- a CDS encoding LysR family transcriptional regulator encodes MLDTLSGDLFQKLKVFHYILQYGSIGKAAAVIHRSPSSVSRQIQQLEEELGITLLLRSTGGAVPTQEGRQLYTHTLELFHDLEALLTSVSASKKEERLSGVVRIIAAPVAVDCLLPCILHQAARLYPEIRLEVTASSGIRLAMKAISAHDYHFTLSAQDDFVVPMDFQPVLTTTTCLISPPGYPLPENLAEEPRLLESLPMVGMPESMALSRFVKKHCDALGIRLNVIHLAPALRFQVAMVRAGFGVALVDRDHLAATGESGIDILPMPAFPPRVFGLIQRHNAFQPPHVRAIMNLILSHSKEHVPVSV; translated from the coding sequence ATGCTCGACACACTCAGCGGCGACCTGTTCCAGAAGCTCAAGGTATTTCATTACATTCTTCAATACGGAAGCATCGGCAAGGCGGCGGCCGTCATACACCGCAGTCCCTCTTCCGTCAGCCGTCAGATCCAGCAGCTTGAGGAGGAACTCGGCATCACGCTGCTTCTGCGAAGTACGGGCGGAGCCGTGCCCACGCAGGAAGGCCGTCAGCTCTACACTCATACTCTGGAGCTCTTCCACGATCTCGAAGCGCTGCTCACATCCGTAAGCGCCTCGAAAAAAGAAGAAAGGCTCTCCGGCGTCGTCAGAATCATTGCCGCTCCCGTGGCCGTGGACTGCCTGCTTCCCTGCATTCTGCACCAGGCCGCCAGGCTGTATCCCGAAATACGGCTCGAAGTCACCGCATCTTCGGGTATCCGGCTCGCCATGAAAGCTATTTCGGCCCACGACTATCATTTCACCCTTTCCGCTCAGGACGATTTCGTCGTCCCCATGGATTTTCAGCCCGTACTCACCACCACGACCTGCCTCATCAGTCCGCCAGGCTATCCCCTTCCCGAAAATCTGGCGGAGGAACCACGCCTTCTTGAATCCCTGCCCATGGTAGGCATGCCCGAAAGCATGGCTCTGAGCCGCTTCGTCAAAAAGCACTGCGACGCGCTGGGCATACGCCTCAACGTCATCCACCTTGCCCCGGCGCTTCGCTTTCAGGTGGCCATGGTCAGAGCGGGGTTCGGCGTGGCTCTCGTGGACAGAGATCATCTCGCCGCCACAGGAGAAAGCGGCATAGACATTCTGCCCATGCCTGCATTCCCTCCGCGAGTTTTCGGGCTCATCCAGAGGCACAACGCCTTCCAGCCGCCTCATGTTCGCGCCATCATGAACCTCATACTCAGCCACAGCAAAGAACATGTTCCCGTATCCGTCTGA
- a CDS encoding MFS transporter — protein sequence MLISRHAQGYAALLAGILLSLVNGILYSWSVFILPIENATGLTRPQTSLVFTFILVFFGLGMMTGGYVLKRAGSRVTAAMGGVMLALGLAGAAMATAQWQLILFYGVVAGYGIGMANIVPSAVGLRWFPHRRGLVCGIMAFSLASGTLIFGAGLAGRLIPVFGVSRTLFIMAILVLTLSIPASFFLKAPEKLPETSAKGDATGLTTRDMLRTASFRLVWIWAFSIQAGGLMIIGHIVPYALEQGCSQAGAELAMGVYAVVNGAGRLIFGQLFDMKGARFAMLVNSLFMATGLVMLAILPGTGYAGLLFSIVVIALAAGGTIPQFSAFIARHFGPAHLETNIGMTATVFIIAGFAGPYAGGWIQSASGAYQAAIFTAAFLGLPGAMAALRLPKRQEKA from the coding sequence ATGCTCATCAGCAGGCACGCGCAGGGTTACGCGGCCCTTCTGGCCGGAATTCTGCTTTCCCTGGTCAACGGCATTCTCTATTCCTGGTCGGTCTTCATTCTGCCCATCGAAAACGCCACGGGCCTCACCAGGCCGCAGACCTCGCTGGTGTTCACCTTCATCCTGGTCTTCTTCGGACTGGGCATGATGACGGGAGGCTATGTGCTCAAGCGCGCAGGTTCGCGCGTGACGGCGGCCATGGGCGGCGTCATGCTGGCGCTCGGACTCGCCGGAGCGGCCATGGCCACGGCCCAGTGGCAGCTTATTCTGTTCTACGGCGTTGTTGCAGGCTACGGTATAGGCATGGCCAACATCGTTCCCTCGGCTGTAGGCCTTCGCTGGTTTCCGCACAGGCGCGGACTTGTCTGCGGCATCATGGCCTTTTCCCTGGCCTCAGGCACCCTCATATTCGGCGCGGGTCTTGCGGGAAGGCTCATCCCCGTCTTCGGCGTTTCCCGTACGCTCTTCATCATGGCGATTCTCGTTCTGACGCTCTCGATACCGGCGAGCTTCTTTCTCAAGGCACCGGAAAAGCTCCCCGAAACCTCCGCCAAGGGCGACGCCACAGGCCTGACCACACGCGACATGCTCCGCACCGCTTCCTTCCGTCTCGTCTGGATATGGGCATTCTCCATTCAGGCCGGAGGGCTCATGATCATCGGCCACATCGTGCCCTACGCTCTGGAACAGGGCTGCTCCCAGGCGGGGGCGGAGCTGGCCATGGGCGTATACGCCGTAGTCAACGGCGCAGGGCGTCTTATCTTCGGTCAGCTCTTCGACATGAAGGGGGCGCGATTCGCCATGCTCGTCAACAGTCTGTTCATGGCGACGGGGCTCGTCATGCTGGCAATTCTGCCCGGCACGGGGTATGCGGGTCTTCTCTTCTCCATCGTCGTCATCGCTCTTGCCGCAGGAGGCACCATTCCCCAGTTCTCGGCCTTCATCGCCCGTCATTTCGGCCCCGCTCACCTGGAAACCAATATCGGCATGACGGCGACGGTGTTCATCATCGCCGGTTTTGCCGGACCCTATGCCGGAGGCTGGATACAAAGTGCAAGCGGAGCCTATCAGGCTGCCATCTTCACCGCAGCTTTTCTCGGCCTGCCCGGCGCCATGGCTGCCCTGCGCCTGCCGAAACGGCAGGAAAAAGCCTGA
- a CDS encoding tripartite tricarboxylate transporter TctB family protein: MKKMLMTAYALLALFGLALLVWIIPANTEDAGYGLSPALLPNVLATLILLFSLVLLWQTWRSCNIEEPTILPRHLIRLAAFSVILFGAFPLMEFIGFLPGAAVTLLLLQLMCGQRSIPWLLGVSLGLSTAVWAAMVYVMQVPLP, from the coding sequence ATGAAAAAGATGCTGATGACGGCGTACGCGCTTCTGGCTCTGTTCGGGCTCGCGCTGCTGGTATGGATTATTCCCGCAAATACGGAAGATGCGGGCTACGGACTTTCGCCCGCGCTTTTACCCAATGTGCTGGCCACCCTCATTCTTTTGTTCTCCCTTGTGCTTTTATGGCAAACGTGGCGCTCATGCAATATTGAGGAACCCACCATTCTTCCACGTCATCTCATCCGCCTCGCGGCGTTTTCCGTCATTCTTTTCGGTGCGTTCCCCCTTATGGAGTTCATAGGTTTTCTGCCCGGAGCAGCGGTGACCCTGCTTCTGCTCCAGCTCATGTGCGGCCAGCGGAGCATTCCCTGGCTCCTGGGCGTTTCTCTCGGTCTTTCCACCGCCGTATGGGCGGCCATGGTCTATGTCATGCAGGTGCCGCTGCCGTGA
- a CDS encoding IS5 family transposase (programmed frameshift): protein MKELFYLSHEQIARIKRYFPRSHGIPRVDDRRVVSGIIYVIKHGLQWKDAPREYGPYKTLYNRFIRWSRLGVFNRIFAELVEQNGSTTRLMIDATHLKAHRTAASLLKKGAFSRCIGRTKGGLNSKLHAVCNAFGQPLAFHLSGGQVSDYKGAAVLLDTLPQAGELLADRGYDADWFRHALSRKGITPCIPGRHSRKTPVVYDKEVYKQRHKIEIMFGRLKDWRRIAMRYDRCAHTFFSAICLAAIVIFYI, encoded by the exons ATGAAGGAACTTTTTTATCTTTCTCATGAACAGATTGCTCGTATCAAACGCTACTTTCCTCGTTCCCATGGCATTCCGAGAGTCGATGACAGGCGTGTCGTCAGCGGCATTATCTATGTCATCAAGCACGGCCTGCAATGGAAAGATGCTCCGCGCGAGTATGGACCATACAAAACTCTCTACAATCGTTTTATCCGCTGGAGCCGATTGGGTGTCTTTAACAGGATTTTTGCGGAGCTTGTTGAGCAAAACGGCTCCACAACACGCTTGATGATTGATGCCACACATCTCAAGGCACACAGGACAGCAGCAAGTTTGCTGAAAAAAGGGGCCT TTTCCCGATGTATCGGACGCACAAAAGGCGGCCTGAATTCAAAACTCCACGCTGTCTGCAATGCCTTCGGTCAACCGTTGGCCTTCCATCTGTCCGGCGGTCAGGTGAGCGATTACAAAGGCGCTGCTGTCCTGCTTGATACTCTGCCGCAGGCCGGGGAGCTTCTGGCGGATAGAGGCTATGATGCCGACTGGTTTCGTCATGCCTTGTCCCGTAAAGGAATCACGCCGTGCATTCCCGGCAGACACAGCCGAAAAACTCCGGTGGTCTATGACAAGGAGGTTTATAAGCAGCGGCACAAGATAGAAATCATGTTTGGCCGACTCAAGGATTGGCGCAGAATAGCCATGCGTTATGACCGTTGTGCACACACGTTCTTTTCGGCCATTTGTCTCGCTGCCATTGTCATCTTTTATATTTAA
- a CDS encoding tripartite tricarboxylate transporter substrate binding protein gives MLNVRKVVLSLGMLGLLVSGGTAEAAWPERPVTIISHSAPGAVNDLLTRQVAAMLTEELGQPFLVVNQPGGGGNLAVNAVLQARKDGYTLGSSGNHPFGYNMFTMKVRYKLEDLVPISLINTSCMAIIAHPDSGWKSMKDACDAARAEKRPLKVGIMDNLSRDILLKVAKQEGVQLAPVPQNGGMPCLSAVLGKHVDVSLLGSIAVDNAKAGKVTILASASSRRFAEVPDVPTLREQGYDAAFDSFTLLFGAAGIPDEVVEKLGRAMEKIGATQPYAKMLETLAVEAAPMGSEAARKVVTTENENMRKLVGK, from the coding sequence ATGTTGAACGTAAGAAAAGTGGTGCTGTCCCTCGGTATGCTCGGTCTTCTGGTTTCAGGCGGAACTGCGGAAGCCGCCTGGCCGGAACGCCCCGTGACCATCATCAGTCATTCCGCGCCCGGAGCCGTCAACGACCTGCTCACGAGGCAGGTGGCGGCCATGCTCACGGAAGAACTGGGACAGCCCTTCCTCGTCGTCAACCAGCCCGGTGGCGGCGGCAATCTTGCCGTGAACGCAGTACTGCAGGCCAGGAAGGACGGCTATACTCTCGGTTCGTCGGGCAATCATCCCTTCGGTTACAACATGTTCACCATGAAGGTGCGCTATAAGCTGGAAGATCTTGTCCCCATCAGCCTCATCAACACAAGCTGCATGGCCATCATCGCCCATCCCGACAGCGGCTGGAAGAGCATGAAGGATGCCTGCGATGCGGCCAGGGCCGAGAAGCGCCCCCTCAAGGTGGGCATCATGGACAACCTTTCCCGCGATATTCTGCTCAAGGTTGCGAAGCAGGAAGGCGTGCAGCTTGCCCCCGTACCGCAGAACGGCGGTATGCCCTGCCTGAGCGCAGTACTCGGCAAGCATGTGGACGTGTCTCTTCTCGGCAGCATTGCCGTGGACAACGCCAAGGCGGGCAAGGTGACCATTCTCGCCAGCGCGAGCAGCCGCCGCTTTGCCGAAGTGCCGGACGTGCCCACCCTGAGGGAACAGGGCTACGACGCGGCCTTTGATTCCTTTACGCTGCTGTTCGGCGCAGCGGGTATTCCCGATGAAGTGGTTGAGAAGCTCGGCAGAGCCATGGAAAAGATAGGCGCCACGCAGCCCTATGCCAAGATGCTGGAAACCCTCGCCGTGGAAGCCGCCCCCATGGGCAGCGAGGCCGCCCGCAAAGTGGTGACCACGGAAAATGAGAACATGCGCAAACTGGTAGGCAAATAG
- a CDS encoding aryl-sulfate sulfotransferase, giving the protein MKYWAGTTIYDAQKAFNGYTLWSALSTMQTGAEEPGQWEGETFLMDMTGKVVHSWKLPYPTMYACLLPDGHLLAGLRTTRGGEGRPGVREFAMGGTMGMLMELDWEGHVLFRHEDPAMHHDFKKLANGNYAYLAWEALAPEKAARVLGGRRGTDRSIMWCDVIREITPGGSIVREWHAQDHLDVEEHIIGPLYARVEWTHMNDLWECENGDFLCSSRFLDCVFRIDRNTGDIIWRWGAASSLDRESGRLDLAVTPSTLGGPHDAHIIPAGLPGAGHMLCYDNGMYSYISRAVEVDVQTGEVVWQSTDVGFQHGRVPFSCFISSARRLPNGNTLCCEGCNGRFYEVTPERDVVWEYWKPEADPSATPWTVFRAFRYAKDYCPQFASLPPAEGSAH; this is encoded by the coding sequence ATGAAGTACTGGGCAGGCACGACGATCTACGATGCGCAAAAGGCTTTCAACGGTTATACTCTCTGGTCGGCGCTCTCCACCATGCAGACCGGAGCGGAAGAACCCGGACAATGGGAAGGGGAAACCTTCCTCATGGACATGACCGGCAAGGTTGTGCACTCCTGGAAGCTGCCCTACCCCACCATGTACGCATGTCTTCTGCCCGACGGTCATCTGCTGGCCGGACTGCGCACCACCAGAGGCGGAGAAGGAAGACCGGGCGTAAGGGAATTCGCCATGGGCGGCACCATGGGCATGCTCATGGAACTGGACTGGGAAGGACACGTTCTCTTCCGGCACGAAGACCCCGCCATGCATCACGACTTCAAGAAGCTGGCCAACGGCAACTACGCCTATCTTGCCTGGGAAGCTCTCGCCCCGGAAAAGGCCGCCCGAGTGCTCGGCGGTCGCAGGGGCACGGACCGCTCCATCATGTGGTGCGACGTCATCAGGGAAATCACCCCCGGGGGAAGCATCGTACGTGAATGGCATGCCCAGGATCACCTCGATGTTGAAGAGCATATCATCGGCCCGCTCTACGCCCGTGTGGAATGGACTCACATGAACGACCTGTGGGAATGCGAGAACGGCGATTTTCTCTGCTCGTCCCGCTTCCTCGACTGCGTGTTCCGCATCGACAGAAACACGGGCGACATCATCTGGCGCTGGGGAGCAGCCTCCAGCCTCGACAGGGAAAGCGGACGTCTCGACCTGGCCGTGACTCCCTCCACCCTGGGAGGACCGCACGATGCGCACATCATTCCCGCCGGTCTGCCGGGAGCAGGACACATGCTCTGCTACGACAACGGCATGTACAGCTACATTTCCCGTGCGGTTGAAGTAGACGTGCAGACGGGCGAAGTCGTCTGGCAGTCCACCGACGTGGGCTTCCAGCACGGCAGAGTGCCCTTCTCCTGCTTCATTTCCAGCGCACGCCGTCTGCCCAACGGCAATACCCTCTGCTGCGAAGGCTGCAACGGACGCTTTTACGAAGTCACGCCGGAAAGGGACGTGGTATGGGAATACTGGAAGCCCGAGGCCGATCCTTCGGCCACACCGTGGACGGTGTTCCGCGCCTTCCGCTATGCAAAAGACTACTGCCCGCAGTTCGCCTCTCTTCCCCCGGCGGAAGGAAGCGCGCACTGA